The region AGGACGAAGAAGCCTCCTTTACTTCCAACCAGGCGGGAGACCCATCGGCCCATGTGCGCACGAGATCAGGTGTACCCGGTTTGTGGAATTCGTCCCAGACCGCTCGAGGTATGATGACGTGTCCGAACAGTTCTTTGAGAATGTCGATGCGCCCGATCAGAACAAGGTAGTTGATTGGAGTAGTGTCCGAGATGACAATCATTGGCCCAACAGGTTGTCGAGCGCGACCCTCTGCTGTTCAAGCTCATCAAGCGTCAGCCCCGCTGGTACGCCGTGAGCCTTCAGAAACCCATCTGCCTCATACACAGATACTCCCAGGAGGTCGGCTACCTCGCCTAGGCTCAAAGCCTCTCGGCGATAGGCTTCGATGGCCAGCGCCTCCAAAGCTAACCGAGAAAGATCGTTAGCATTGTCTAGCTGCGCCGCAATTTCGTCGGGAATGGTCAACAGTACTTCCATAATACCGGCTCCGATTGCTTGTCATCTTCGCTGGTTAAGGATACACGGGCGCTACGAATCG is a window of Acidobacteriota bacterium DNA encoding:
- a CDS encoding UPF0175 family protein, producing the protein MEVLLTIPDEIAAQLDNANDLSRLALEALAIEAYRREALSLGEVADLLGVSVYEADGFLKAHGVPAGLTLDELEQQRVALDNLLGQ